ACGATCTTCTCAAAGAGGGCGATGGGCATGTGCCGCCGCGCCTCGACGGGCTGCGGGTGGTAGCGCACCGGGCAGTACCAGCACCGGGCGTTGCAGTAGGAAAAGGGGTCGATCTGGGCCGTGCCAATACCGCCCGCGGAGAGTTTGGAGCGTATCCAGTCCCTGGTGACAGGGAAAGAGCCCTCATCAGCGGGGTCTTTCACGGTGCGTTCCCGGAAATTGACGCCGGAATGCCGCTCGTACTCCTCAATGGAGCGCATAGTGCCGAGGCTGTAAGGACCGAGGTCGGCGACCTCGCCGCTCCGCATGAGCAGGGTCCGCATTCTGGCCTTTGCCGTCAAGGACCTTTCCCCCCAGTTACCGTGGTCGTCCCAGTGCTTGCGGTCCGTCTTCCTTGTATAATAATGGTAGACGATGGGGTGGTGGCAGTGATAGATGTCGTAGCCGTGGGTGTAGGCCCTCACGGCGTAGGAGATCTCCTCCCCGTCAAAATAGAGATCGGGGTCGATAGGGACCTCCCGGTAAAGGTCGCCGATGGAGAAGACGAAGGCGGCGGAGATGGAAAAACCGCGGCTGAAAGCCTCGGATGGGGGCTTCTGCACGACGGAGGCCTTGAGCGCGATGGCGCCATCCTGGTTGAAGGAGCCCATCCTGTAGGTGAGATAGGCCCGGGGGAGGTTCCCGTCGTCGTCGGGGTCGTAGGATGGCATGAGGTTGCTGATGATGACCCGCCTGTTCCCCCTTTGCTGGAGCTTTCTCACACCGTCGACGCAGATCCTGTCCCAATCGCGAACGAACCGCATGTGACTGTCGATCTGGAGGACGAAATCCTCGCCGGCATAGAGCTTCTGCGCCTCATGGCGCGCCCAGCAGGCCCCCCGCGATTCCCTGTAGTCCGTGTCGATAACCCTGCAGCGGCGGTCATAGAGCTGCTCGAAGAACTCGTGGCTGTCATGCTGCCAGTTGATGCCGAACACGAGCCGTTCAGGATGGGCTGCCTTGACCATGCAATCCCGGATCGTCCTGTCCAGCTCGTTGTCCCGGTAGCTGGCGATGCTGATGAAGATGCTTTCCATCTACCCCAGGACAAGCACGGCGACCTGGCTCGGGGCGAGACTGACGCCCGGGGCGTTCATGGACAGGCCGTTGTGCCCCGTGATGCTCGTCATCCTCTGCGCCGGCGTGCCGCCTTTGAGGACGGTGAAACTGCCCAGAATAAACTCGGTGGGACCCATGACAAGGCCCGACGCGACCCCGAGGTTCACCCCGGCATTGTCACCGTTGCTTATCGTCCCCATCGACATCTGGTTGAGGGCGGGCATACCATCACACAGCACGGTAAGCGCCGCTGTTGCCGGGTTTGATGTGGCTCCCGTTGAAATATTGGGATAGGGGATGGGTATCGGTCCCACCGGTGTCGGCGTGAGACAGACGTCGGGAAAGCCCAGGTTCATCCCGCCCCCCATGGTATTCTGAAACATAATGCCTCCTCTCAGGCCAGGTGTATCTGCTCGGCATCTATCTTTACGTGGCCCTCGGCGATGTGCATCGTGTTCTTCGTGTGCATCGTCAGGGTGCCGTCGATGATCATCCGCGTGGAAGCGGACTGGACCTCCTCGTGTTCCTCCACATAGCGATATGACGATGTGAACCTCTGGACGGCCCGGCGTATGATGGTATCCATCGCCTCGGCCACGACCTTTATCCTCTCGATGTTGTTTTCGACGAGCCTCCCGAAGAAGGAGGCCCTTTCGATGGTGACCCTGCCCTTCTCAGCTGCGAGCTCGAAGTCCCTCGAGGCGAGCGACAGGACCTCGTCGCTCGCGAGAGACATGCGGCCGCCCTCGACCCGGATGCTGAGATCACCGTCAAAGGACAACTCGGTGGTCCTCCGGGTCCCTTCGGGCCTCTCGAGGATGGAGAGGATATAGGAAGAACCCGATTCGTCGAGGGAAAAGAGAACGATATCCCCCACTTGAGGGGTAACAAGGCAGCTCACCGCGACCGACGCCTCGATGACACCATGGTCCGACGTAACGATAAATCCCCCCTCGCAGGGGGCAGCTACCGTGCCATACTCCAGCGTCGGCTGAAGAAGTTCTGTTCTCGTTGCTGTCAGTTCCATGCTAGACCTCCGTGTTTTCGTGGTTCAGAATAGGACTTATAGGATAATAGGACCAATAGGACTTATAGGACCTATAGGACACATAAGACCTATAGGAAACAAGGCCCGAACTATTTCCCTAGCCCACATTTACACTATCTAATCCCTCTCATGATTTCTACCCGTCCTATACGTCCTATAGCGTCCTATATGTCTTATATGTCCTATAGCGTCCTATATGTCTTATATGTCCTATAGGTCCTATCACCCCTGCCCATCCCATCACTCCTTTGTTCTCACCCTTCCGCCTCCGCCAGATCCGGGTCGGTCCCGAGCGC
This genomic stretch from Syntrophorhabdus sp. harbors:
- a CDS encoding DUF4150 domain-containing protein yields the protein MFQNTMGGGMNLGFPDVCLTPTPVGPIPIPYPNISTGATSNPATAALTVLCDGMPALNQMSMGTISNGDNAGVNLGVASGLVMGPTEFILGSFTVLKGGTPAQRMTSITGHNGLSMNAPGVSLAPSQVAVLVLG
- a CDS encoding DUF3540 domain-containing protein, with the protein product MELTATRTELLQPTLEYGTVAAPCEGGFIVTSDHGVIEASVAVSCLVTPQVGDIVLFSLDESGSSYILSILERPEGTRRTTELSFDGDLSIRVEGGRMSLASDEVLSLASRDFELAAEKGRVTIERASFFGRLVENNIERIKVVAEAMDTIIRRAVQRFTSSYRYVEEHEEVQSASTRMIIDGTLTMHTKNTMHIAEGHVKIDAEQIHLA